A single region of the Chitinophaga niabensis genome encodes:
- a CDS encoding M3 family oligoendopeptidase gives MQTAHISAPPRHFLPADFTVTTWDALQPYFEALQNRPLQSVSDLEQWLKDISEVEAVISEDACWRQIRMTRDTANKAYEEAFTYFCMEIQPKLQPYADALNRKLLASEFKDQLDQQLYFTYLRNVQKQVKLFHEKNVPIQAELSVMAQQYGVISGSMTIEVNGQEYTLQQAAKFLENPDRALREEVFTKTAARRLKDKEKLDELYSTLVGKRHEIALNAGFANYRDYKFEELGRFEYTKEDCFQFHAAVKEHILPLVKQSLERQKTKLGLDVLKPWDSDAEPLGTKPLEPFKSGEEMIGKSIECFTQLRPFFGECLQVMKDLGRLDLDSRKNKAPGGYNCPLAETGVPFIFMNAAGQMKDLTTMVHEGGHAIHSFLSHHLSLSAFKEYPMEIAEVASMSMELFSMDHWDIFFDNPDELRRAKLQQLERAITIFPWIAIIDKFQHWIYEHPQHTVAERTAEWVKIMDEFSPGNIDWSGHETYRANNWQRQLHLFEVPFYYIEYGIAQLGAIAMWKQYKENPKQALDNYEKALGLGYTKTLRELYTAAGIKFDFSPAYVKELAGFVQQEIDKIL, from the coding sequence ATGCAAACTGCTCATATTTCCGCACCGCCCAGGCATTTCTTACCAGCTGATTTTACGGTAACAACATGGGATGCATTACAACCTTATTTTGAAGCGCTGCAAAACAGGCCGCTGCAAAGTGTTTCCGACCTGGAACAATGGCTGAAGGATATCAGCGAAGTGGAAGCTGTGATCAGCGAAGACGCTTGCTGGCGGCAGATCCGTATGACGCGCGATACAGCTAACAAAGCATATGAAGAGGCCTTCACTTATTTCTGTATGGAGATCCAGCCTAAGCTGCAACCTTATGCAGATGCGCTGAACCGCAAGCTCCTGGCCAGTGAATTCAAAGATCAGCTGGACCAGCAGTTGTATTTCACCTACCTCCGCAATGTGCAGAAACAGGTGAAACTTTTCCATGAAAAGAATGTGCCCATCCAGGCAGAACTCAGTGTGATGGCACAGCAGTATGGTGTGATCTCAGGGTCCATGACCATAGAGGTGAATGGACAGGAGTATACTTTGCAACAGGCAGCTAAGTTCCTCGAGAACCCTGACCGTGCGTTAAGAGAAGAAGTATTTACCAAAACGGCCGCCCGCCGTTTGAAAGATAAAGAAAAGCTGGACGAGCTCTATTCCACACTGGTGGGTAAACGGCACGAAATAGCATTGAATGCCGGTTTTGCGAATTACCGTGATTACAAGTTTGAAGAACTCGGGCGTTTTGAATATACCAAGGAAGATTGCTTCCAGTTCCATGCGGCTGTGAAAGAACACATCCTGCCATTGGTGAAACAATCCCTGGAAAGGCAAAAAACAAAACTGGGATTAGATGTACTGAAGCCATGGGACAGTGATGCAGAGCCATTGGGTACCAAACCGCTGGAGCCATTCAAAAGCGGGGAAGAAATGATCGGCAAATCCATTGAATGTTTTACACAACTGCGTCCTTTCTTTGGAGAGTGCCTGCAGGTGATGAAAGACCTGGGCCGCCTTGACCTGGATAGCCGTAAGAATAAAGCCCCTGGCGGATATAATTGTCCGCTTGCAGAAACCGGCGTGCCCTTCATTTTCATGAATGCAGCAGGGCAAATGAAAGACCTGACCACTATGGTACATGAAGGTGGGCATGCTATTCATTCTTTTCTGAGCCATCATCTTTCCCTCAGTGCCTTTAAGGAATACCCGATGGAGATTGCGGAAGTAGCCAGCATGAGCATGGAACTGTTCAGTATGGACCATTGGGATATTTTCTTCGATAACCCGGATGAATTGCGCCGTGCCAAATTGCAACAACTGGAACGGGCCATCACCATCTTCCCCTGGATAGCTATCATTGATAAATTCCAGCACTGGATCTATGAACATCCCCAACATACCGTGGCAGAACGTACAGCTGAATGGGTGAAGATCATGGATGAATTCTCTCCCGGTAATATTGACTGGAGCGGACATGAAACGTACCGCGCCAACAACTGGCAAAGGCAGCTGCACTTATTCGAAGTACCTTTCTATTATATTGAATACGGTATTGCACAATTAGGTGCTATTGCCATGTGGAAGCAATACAAAGAAAATCCGAAACAGGCCCTGGACAATTATGAGAAAGCACTGGGCCTTGGTTATACAAAAACATTGAGAGAGCTCTATACAGCTGCGGGGATCAAATTCGATTTCTCTCCGGCATACGTAAAAGAGCTGGCGGGTTTTGTGCAGCAGGAAATAGATAAGATCTTATGA